In the Rahnella sikkimica genome, AATGGTTCACGCTGGCCAGTGCAGAAAAAGGGCTGATTACGTCGCCCAATTATATTTTCAAAGGGACCGGCGAAACCGGTTTTACCTACAGCCAGCAGGCTGATAATCAGCACGCAGTGATAGGACTCGACGTTTCCCTCGCTTCACTGTCCGCATTCTTGCAGCAACAGGGATTACCGCCGGGCAGCCAGGCGGCGATATTATCAGAGTCCGGCGAAATCATCGCCAGCGACCCCGAACAGAAACACGCAAATAACGGTGGCCTGATGGCAGGAAATCTGCCCGTTTTGCAACCACTGTTATCGCAGGGCAATGCCGGAAACAGCCGCCTTTTTCGCGCGGATAATCAAGACTGGTACGGTTCTGTCATCAATATTCGCAGCATGGGAAACGACTATCGCCTGGCGATCGCCACGCCTTCGGCTTTTCTGACCGCAAATGCCAGTGCGATCAGTAACCGCTCCACGCTGATTGCTTTCTTATTGCTGTTACTCAGCCTGCCGGTTATCTGGTATTTTTCGCGTAAAATTTCCCGTCCGCTGGTCAGCCTGCGAAAAGATGCAGAAGCGATCAGCAATTTGCACTTCGAGACAGAAACCCATTCCATAAAAGGCTCTGTGATTGAGGAGGTGGATGATTTACATACCGCGATGGCAAAAATGAAACTCACGCTGACCAAATTCATCTCTATGGGCCGTATGTTGACCGTTAAGAATAACTTTACTCAGCAAATGCAGGGGCTGTTAACGGAAACCACGGAAATAGCTGACATGACCGGAGGAATGGTCTTTCTTGCCAATCAGGACATGAATCTTTTCACACCCGTGGCATTCCGGTGGCGCGATGAAAATATTGAACTCGCCGGTATCTCGCCTCTCGAAGTGGATAACGAACGTTGCAGTGAATTCTGGAAAATACTCAAAGGCCAGACCCTCAGCGGGATCCTCACGCAGGAAACCATTCCTGCGCCTTTACAGGCCTTCTTCCATCCGCATTTTCCCCTGCGCTACGTCGCGGTTCCAATGCAGACGCACGATAACCAGCTTCTGGGTTTTCTGTTACTTTTCAATACCACCACGCTCAGCGACAAGCAGGAAAACGCCAAAGTCCAGCTGATCAATTCGCTGGTCGGGATGTTATCCGTGGCGATTGAAGCGCAGCATCTGCTGGTGGAACAAAAAAATCTGATGAACGCCTTCATCAGGTTGATCGCCGGTGCCATCGATGAGAAAAGCGCGTATACCGGCGGCCACTGCCAGCGCGTGCCGGTCATCACCAAAATGCTGGCCAAAGCAGCCGTGGAAAGCCGTGCAGGGCCTTTCGCCAGTTTTACGCTTTCTGAAAACGAGTGGGAGGAATTGCATACTGCCTGCTGGCTGCATGATTGCGGGAAGATCACCACGCCCGAAGCGGTGGTGGATAAAGCCACCAAACTGGAGCTGATTTACAACCGTATTCACGAGATCCGTATGCGCTTTGAGTTGCTGAAACGTGAGAAGGAAATTGAATTCTTACGCCAGTATTCTAGTCATCCCGCCGGGAGCGCAGAGGCGCTGACGCTGAAAGAGACGATACGTCAGCTCGACGATGATTTCTATTTTATTGCCCGCTGTAATATCGGCAGCGAGTTTCTTTCCGATGAGGCACTGGCGCGAATCAATCAGATTGCCGGTTACCGCTGGACGCGCACGCTCGAAGATACGGCCGGTATTTCACGCGAAGAGCTAATGCGTAAAGAACGCCAGCCGCAACCGGCGTTGCCGGTTCAGGAACCGATGCT is a window encoding:
- a CDS encoding HD domain-containing phosphohydrolase, yielding MKTRIKKLKNRYPLHIQITALFTFLIVSIGCIIILFSHTQLTKLTEVSTHQQYQKTGEAIASELNSVTRNMATSVDILTKMPITAALTETERMARVSTFIMVLQQNNYASSVYCAYSNGDFFILRRLTSQNRALFNAPTSAQWLAQNYRFDLTTPEKKEFFLDNQQNVISSGTVPYDNYDPRGRKWFTLASAEKGLITSPNYIFKGTGETGFTYSQQADNQHAVIGLDVSLASLSAFLQQQGLPPGSQAAILSESGEIIASDPEQKHANNGGLMAGNLPVLQPLLSQGNAGNSRLFRADNQDWYGSVINIRSMGNDYRLAIATPSAFLTANASAISNRSTLIAFLLLLLSLPVIWYFSRKISRPLVSLRKDAEAISNLHFETETHSIKGSVIEEVDDLHTAMAKMKLTLTKFISMGRMLTVKNNFTQQMQGLLTETTEIADMTGGMVFLANQDMNLFTPVAFRWRDENIELAGISPLEVDNERCSEFWKILKGQTLSGILTQETIPAPLQAFFHPHFPLRYVAVPMQTHDNQLLGFLLLFNTTTLSDKQENAKVQLINSLVGMLSVAIEAQHLLVEQKNLMNAFIRLIAGAIDEKSAYTGGHCQRVPVITKMLAKAAVESRAGPFASFTLSENEWEELHTACWLHDCGKITTPEAVVDKATKLELIYNRIHEIRMRFELLKREKEIEFLRQYSSHPAGSAEALTLKETIRQLDDDFYFIARCNIGSEFLSDEALARINQIAGYRWTRTLEDTAGISREELMRKERQPQPALPVQEPMLADKEEHIVYRDGASKQADSYHFKLKKPELQYNYGEIYNLAIRRGTLNDEERYKINEHIMQTIIMLENLPFPRTMSNVPVIAGGHHERVDGKGYPFQLNYTQMSIQVRMMAIADVFEALTAADRPYKPGKLLSEALNIMVSMVNEHHLDRDLFILFLQSGIWREYAQTYLDPEKTGSVDIAALLAKIGPQYIEDIPREESPA